The Nitrospirota bacterium genomic sequence CTTGCCGGATGTTGCGGAGGAGGAAACCTGCGAAGAGCCCGTTGCAGATGTTATCGTGACGGCCGCGCCTGACCAGGAAAAAGAGATAACCGTCATATGGCAGGAATTATTAGGCAGCATCGATGCCCCGCTTGCCTCAAAGCTTGAGCATGCGTCAATCGAACTGACCGGAGATCAGGTTCAGGTCACCCTGCCGAGCGGCCAGGGATTGTTCATGGACATGATCCGGAAGAATCTTGCTGATATTGAGAAGATTTTGGCTGAACATGCGGGAAGGAAGCTCAGCATAATTCTTTCTGTGCAGAAGAAGAAGGTCGTCCCTAAAAAAGACTTAAAGAACATAGCAGCTGATGAACCGCTGATCAAAGAGGCGCTTGAACTTTTTGATGGCCGGATCATTGACGTAATACCGATAGAATCCCAGACAGATACCAATTCAAAAAACGGAGGAGTCGATGTCTAAGAAAATGTTAGGAGACCTGATGCGTCAGGCACAGAAACTTCAGGAAGAGATGATGAAAGCACAGGAAGAGGCGAAAAAGAAGACGGTTGAGGCGACTGCCGGCGGCGGTATGGTCACCGTCGTTGCAAGCGGCGCCGGTGAAATCGTTTCAATAAAGATCGAGAAGGATGTGGTAAATCCTGACGATGTCGAAATGCTTCAGGACCTGATCCTTGCGGCCACCAATGAAGCTATCAGAAGAGCCCAGGAATTGGTCAACAGCGATATGTCCAAGCTCACAGGCGGGCTTAATATGCCGGGTATGGGCAATCTCGGCGGGATGTTCGGGAAATAAGTAAAGGGGAATAGGGTCTGGGGATTAAGGGTTATTTTCAGCCCCGGCGAAGCATACGGTATTGTGCCGTTAGACCATAACCCAATCCCTAACACCGAATAAATCATGCACGGGATAATCGAAAATCTGATTAATGAACTGACACGGCTGCCGGGGATCGGCAGGAAGTCTGCCCAAAGACTGGCCTTTTTTATCCTCTCGATGCCTGAATCAGAGGCCATGTCCATCGCAGAGGCAATCCGCACGGTTAAGCAGACCGCACGGTTTTGCAGCCAATGTTTTAACATCACTGACAGCGAACTCTGCGAGGTCTGCAGCGATGACTCACGCGACACGAGCAGAATTGTTGTGGTCGAAGAGCCGAGCAACATCCTTGTCGTGGAAAGGTCTAAGGCATTCCGCTGCCTGTATCATGTGCTCCTCGGCGCACTCTCCCCCATAGACGGCATAACGCCGGAGAAGCTGAAGATAAGAGAACTTATCGAACGGGTAAAGAACAATCCTGTGCAGGAAGTTATCGTTGCCACAAACCCCAACACAAAGGGAGAGATCACGGCCCAGTATATCAAGGAAGTGCTCAATCCGCTTGGTGTCAGAGTAACCCGTATAGCATACGGTCTGCCTATGGGGAGTGACATCGAGTTTGCAGATGAAGTTACGCTGAGCAAGGCACTTGAAGGAAGAAGGGAACTCTAAGAAGCTTTATTTCCCCTCTCTCTTCTTTTTCTCAGAACAAGCATTGCCAGAAGCAGTAAGCCTGCAATACCCAGCAGCATGATGTCATACGACGTCATCACGAACCCTGCCTCAACAGGCATGCGGTATCCCTGATCGACAGCCACCCTCGGAGTTTTTTCAGAGATCACCCCGGCCTGAGGCCCAGGTGATGGCAGAATGAGAACTACCGAGGGTTCCTGAACAGCATGTTCAGGCGCAGATTTCTTTACAGCCGCCGGCTCCCTGACCGCATTCCTCCTGCTTTCGGAACGTATGGCGTTTCTGTCCTGATCGTGAAGGTGGTATTCCTCATAATTCAGATCCCATTCTTCACAGTTCTTGAGACATGTATGTCCGTCCTGATAGTCGGTCTTTCCCGGATGTCCATACGCTGCAGAAGAAAAAAGGATAAAAAGCGGAAATAAAAAAAGCGCAATCAGCCTGAAAAACAGATTACGAATGGGAATTGACTTCCTTTATTTTTCTGGACCACTGCGCTGCCTTTGCCATGATCTCTCCTTCATCAACAGCAGTCGGGGTTCCCTGCTCCAACAGTACCTTTCCCCCAACAAGCACGGTGTCGATGTCAGACGCATTCATGGCATAAACCATATGGGAAAATATGTCATATAAGGGAGTCNNNNNNNNNNNNNNTATAAGGGAGTCAGATGGGGTCTCCTGAGATCAGCAAGCACGATATCAGCAGCCTTGCCGGGTTCAAGGCTGCCGCAGAGGCTGCCGAGCCCGAGGGCTTCGGCACCCTGGCGCGTTGCCATAAGGACTGCCTGCTTTGCAGACAGCGCGGTCGGATCACCTGATATTGCCTTATGCACCTTTGCTGCCGTCGACATCTCACTCAGGATACTCAGGGTATTGTTGCTTGCCGCTCCGTCTGTACCGAATGAGACATTCACTCCTGCATTGAGCATCTTCACCACCGGTGCAATGCCAGAGGCAAGCTTAAGGTTCGATTCCATACAGTGGGAGACGTTGGTCTTTGATCTGGCCAACAGGTCGATCTCATCGGTATCGAGCCAGACGCAGTGAGCTGCGACCAGTCGTTCATCAAGCAGGCCGAGGGAGTCAAGATGCGCCACAGGCCGTCTGCCATGGCGGAAAAGCATCTCATTGACCTCCCACTGGGTCTCTGAGAGGTGTATCTGGAGCATCACGCCATGCCTGTCTGCAAGGGCCTTTGATTTCTTCAGCGTTTCCGGGCAACAGGCATAGGCCGAATGATCAGCTATTGACGGTATAATGAGATCATCATCCTTCCAGTTCTTTATGAACAGTTCCGCATTCGCCAGATAATCATCTGCATTGTTTCCCGTGGCAGAGGGAAAATCAACTACACCGGAGCCTACAACTGCACGCATGCCTAATTTTTTGGTTGACCGGGCAACGGCATCCCCAAAGAAATACATGTCTGCGTAGGCCGTGATACCTGCCTTCAGCATCTCAAGACAGGCAAGTTCCACCGCATCGCTCACAAACCCGGGGCTGAGCCATTTCGCCTCTGCAGGCCAGATATGCTCCTCAAGCCAGACCTTGAGCGGGAGGTCGTCAGCAAGGCCCCTGAAATAGACCATGGCAGCGTGGGTGTGGGTATTTATCAGACCGGGGAAGGCAACCTTGCCTTCCCCATTGATGATCTTCGAAGCAGAGTACTTTTGCGTGATCTGTGCAGCAGTAGCTACCGCAACGATACGATTGCCCTTTATTGCTACCGCGCCGTTTTCGATAACTGCAAGTTCCTGATTCATCGTCAGGACATAATCGGTTTTAACGATCAGATCAACAGATTCCATGTCTCTTATGTTACTCCCTGCTTAAAGCACCTACTTCTGGTTAAACTTAGGGAGGTCAGGAGGGGTTATTTTTCTACGACAATCCTGAGCATCCGCCGTAACGGCTCCGCCGCACCCCAAAGCAGTTGGTCTCCGCAGGTAAATGCGGCAAGGAACTGAGGGCCCATATTCATTTTGCGCAGACGGCCGACCGGGACACTGAGCGTTCCGGTGATCGCAGCAGGGGTAAGCTCGCGCATGGTTATATCGCGCTGGTTCGGTATCAGTTTCACCCACTGGTTATGACTTGCGATCATCCCGTTGATCTCATCCAGCGGCACGTCCCTGGTGAGCTTGATGGTGAGCGCCTGACTGTGGCAGCGCATTGCACCAATACGCACGCAAAGGCCATCGATCGGAATCGGGTTATCTTCGCGGCCAAGGATCTTATTCGTCTCGGCCTGGCCTTTCCATTCTTCCTTGCTCTGGCCGTTATCAAGCTGCTTGTCTATCCACGGAATAAGCGAACCGGCAAGAGGAACACCGAAATGCGCTGTCGGAAAGTTCTTGTCCCGAAGCGTGCCTGCAACCTCACGGTCAATGTCAAGGATGGCAGATGCAGGGTCATCGAGCAGAACCCGTGCAGCCCTGTGCGCCTCTCCCATCTGTTTCAGCAGTTCGCGCATATTGTTGGCACCTGCTCCTGATGCGGCCTGGTAGGTCATAGCACTCATCCATTCAACAAGCCCTGCCTTATAGAGTCCGCCTATGGCAAGGAGCATCAGCGAAACCGTACAGTTGCCGCCAATATAGTTTTTAATCCCCTTTGCCATACCGTCCTGAATAACGTTCATATTCACAGGATCAAGAACGATGATCGAATCCTTGTCCATGCGGAGCGTTGAAGCTGCATCGATCCATATGCCGTTCCAGCCTGCGGCACGGAGTTTGGGAAAGACCTCTGAGGTATAGTCGCCGCCCTGACAGGAGACGATGATCTCCATTGCCTTGAGGTCGTCGATATTCTTGGCGTCTTTCAGCGCAGGCACGTCCTTGCCGATCTTCGGGCCGATACCGCCCACATTCGAGGTCGTAAAAAAAACCGGATCAACAAGACCGAAATCCTTCTCCTCAAGCATGCGGCCCATCAGCACCGAGCCCACCATACCGCGCCATCCCACAAATCCGACTCGCTTCATGTTATTGCTCCCGTAAAGTGAATTTAAAAAGTTATTATACTCAAAGCATTGCCTTCTTTGCACGCAAGGAAGAGATTGCTCGCGAGAATATTTTATCGCTAGATAGCAAGTCTTTTCTCTATGAAGCCTCTTTTGATTGTGATAACATCATATCCATGAGAGCATGTATTGGTAGATATCGGCAATTGGACATTAACCGTCGGCTTACCAAAAGCAATTGCGAAAAGATCATTCAAAAATAGAACTTTGTCCCCTTAAAGCAAGGATTTGGGGAATTAGCATCAGTATTTATTTCGTATATTTTCGAGTATATTATAAATGTTTCCGCGGCACTGAAGTCATAAAATATAGCTGCAAGGAGAAGACATGGTTACCTCAATCATCCTCATAAATGCAGAAAGATCTAAAATCAATGACGTGGCTGAGCAACTTGCCGCAATGGACGGGATATCCGAAGTCTACTCGGTTAGTGGCAGTTATGATCTCATTGCCATTGCCCGCGTCCCATCAAACGATGATCTTGCGGATCTTGTTACCAAGAAAATGGTTAGTATCGATTCCATTGACAGGTCCGAAACTATGCTCGCATTCAGGGCTTTTTCCCGTCATGACCTTGAAGCAATGTTCGGTGTAGGGATGTAGCGTACACTATATTTGATGAGTTCTCATGTATACGCTCTCGCGCCATAGACTAAGGAGAATAATCAGGATGAGATACGATGACCAACAATGAAATACTGAAGAAACTGAGGATTGCACTAAACCTGAAGGATACGGATATTATCGAGATATTAAAACTTGCGGACTTTGACATCTCAAAATCCGAACTGTCTGCCCTGTTTCGGAGCGAGGACCAGCGAAATTACCGGGAATGCGGCGACCAGATCCTCAGGCGTTTTTTAAACGGACTCATCATCAAAACCCGCGGCAAAAAACCTGAATAAGCCGGAATGACTAAGACATCCGATCAGGACATGACTGACCAGCAGGCCAATAATCCCCTTCACGGCGTCACCCTCGAAATGATGCTTACCCACCTGGTGGAACATTACGGCTGGGAAGAGATGAGCAGGCTCATCAGGATCAGATGTTTCAGCTACGATCCCAGCATCAAGTCCAGCCTCACATTTCTGAGAAAGACGCCCTGGGCCAGAAAGAAAGTAGAAACTCTGTATCAGCGTCAGAAAAAAATCCGCATCAAGAAGAAAAAGATCAGCAATAAGGAGGAATAAGACACGGCAGGAAGGGTGAGCGTACGTATCAAAATTCGATTGCTTTTGTTTTCAGCAGAACGTGATATAATGAGGCGGGGTACAAGAATAACTGCCTGCTTATCAGAAAATGGATAAGGCAGGAAATTGGTCGTTAGCAGGGTGCAGGGGGACTTCTACTATTTTGAGACAATGTGATACACAGCTTGCCATTGTTGTTATCTGCCTATTTCTGCTGTCCACCCCTCTCCAGGCTGCTGATAAAGACGACCAAAAGATTTCGGACAAAAGCCTTGAACAGGTCCAAAACGGACTTGATACAGATAACAGGGACACCGGGTCTGTTCCGGTCGATGCAAAACTGCTCCGGCAGTTACAGCAAACCATTCAACAACAGCAGCAGCAGATCCGTCAGCAGGCCGCTCAGATC encodes the following:
- the recR gene encoding recombination protein RecR, whose product is MHGIIENLINELTRLPGIGRKSAQRLAFFILSMPESEAMSIAEAIRTVKQTARFCSQCFNITDSELCEVCSDDSRDTSRIVVVEEPSNILVVERSKAFRCLYHVLLGALSPIDGITPEKLKIRELIERVKNNPVQEVIVATNPNTKGEITAQYIKEVLNPLGVRVTRIAYGLPMGSDIEFADEVTLSKALEGRREL
- a CDS encoding DUF1456 family protein; translated protein: MTNNEILKKLRIALNLKDTDIIEILKLADFDISKSELSALFRSEDQRNYRECGDQILRRFLNGLIIKTRGKKPE
- the asd gene encoding aspartate-semialdehyde dehydrogenase; the protein is MKRVGFVGWRGMVGSVLMGRMLEEKDFGLVDPVFFTTSNVGGIGPKIGKDVPALKDAKNIDDLKAMEIIVSCQGGDYTSEVFPKLRAAGWNGIWIDAASTLRMDKDSIIVLDPVNMNVIQDGMAKGIKNYIGGNCTVSLMLLAIGGLYKAGLVEWMSAMTYQAASGAGANNMRELLKQMGEAHRAARVLLDDPASAILDIDREVAGTLRDKNFPTAHFGVPLAGSLIPWIDKQLDNGQSKEEWKGQAETNKILGREDNPIPIDGLCVRIGAMRCHSQALTIKLTRDVPLDEINGMIASHNQWVKLIPNQRDITMRELTPAAITGTLSVPVGRLRKMNMGPQFLAAFTCGDQLLWGAAEPLRRMLRIVVEK
- a CDS encoding DUF2132 domain-containing protein, translated to MTDQQANNPLHGVTLEMMLTHLVEHYGWEEMSRLIRIRCFSYDPSIKSSLTFLRKTPWARKKVETLYQRQKKIRIKKKKISNKEE
- a CDS encoding LPXTG cell wall anchor domain-containing protein translates to MISEKTPRVAVDQGYRMPVEAGFVMTSYDIMLLGIAGLLLLAMLVLRKRRERGNKAS
- a CDS encoding YbaB/EbfC family nucleoid-associated protein; its protein translation is MSKKMLGDLMRQAQKLQEEMMKAQEEAKKKTVEATAGGGMVTVVASGAGEIVSIKIEKDVVNPDDVEMLQDLILAATNEAIRRAQELVNSDMSKLTGGLNMPGMGNLGGMFGK
- a CDS encoding Lrp/AsnC ligand binding domain-containing protein, translating into MVTSIILINAERSKINDVAEQLAAMDGISEVYSVSGSYDLIAIARVPSNDDLADLVTKKMVSIDSIDRSETMLAFRAFSRHDLEAMFGVGM